GACGAATCCGGCCACGGTTCCGACGGGAAAGCGTCCACCGTTCCGACACGAATCCGGCCACCATTCCGATTCGATTCCGGCCACCATTCCGGAGCAATCCGGCCAGTGTGATTTGAGAGTGTAGTCGCGGGGTAACTCCACGGGTATCCTGCCGTCCTTGATTTTTTCAAAGGAGGGCATGATGCCGAGAGAAAGAGTTGCCATGCGAAAAATACGTGAGATCCTGCGCCTGGTCTGGGGTTGTAACCAGAGCCGGCGCGATACGGCCAAAGCCTGCGGTGTCGGCAAGAGCACCGTGAACGATACGATCAACAGGGCCATTGCCGCCGGGCTGTCCTGGCCGGTGGCGATGGATGACGAAACCCTTGAAAAGCGCCTCTATCCCCCTCTTCGGCCTCCCTCATCCCGGAAACTGCGTCAGCCCGACTGGCAGGCCTTGCATGATGAACTGACCGGCCACAAACACCTCACCCTCATGCTGCTGTGGCAGGAGTACAAAGAGGGCGAACCTTCCGGTTACCAGTACAGCCAGTTTTGCGAACTCTATCGTCAGTGGCGCAAGAAGCTGGACCGCTCCATGCGCCAGGAGCACCGCGCCGGCGATAAGTTTTTCGTCGACTACAGCGGGTCGACCCTGCCCATTGTGGATGCCTCAACGGGGGAGATCAGGGAATCCCAAGTCTTCGTCGGGGTCATGGGCAACAGCAACCTGACCTTCGCCGAGGTAACTTGGACCCAAGGTTTGCCCGACTGGATCGGCTCCCACGTCCGGGCCTTTAGCTATCTCGGCGCCGTTCCCCATTGCGTGGTTCCGGACAACCTGCGCTCCGGGGTCACCAAGGCCTGCCGCTACGAGCCGGACCTCAATCCCAGCTACGCCGAATGTGCCGACCATTACAGCACCGCCATCATCCCCGCTCGCGTTCGCCGTCCCAAGGACAAGGCCAAGGTCGAAGGGGGTGTGCTGATCGCCCAGCGCTTTATCCTGGCCGGGCTTCGTCATCGTACCTTCTTCAGTCTGGCTGCGGCCAACGCCGCCATCCGGCAGCGGCTGGAATTGCTGAACAACCGCCCCTTCCGCAAACTCCCCGGCAGTCGGCGCAGCCGTTTCGAAGAGTTCGACCGGCCGGCGATGCTGCCGCTGCCCGAGACCCCGTACCAACTCTCCCTCTGGATCAAAGCCCGGGTCCATATCGATTACCATGTCGAGGTGGACCACCATTTCTACAGCGTTCCCCATCGTCTGGTGGGCGAGCAACTGGATGTCCGTTCCACCGCGACCACGGTCGAATGCCTGCACAAGGGGAACCGGGTGGCTTCTCATGTCCGTTCGTTTCTTGCGGGCAAGCACACCACCTTGCCGGAACACATGCCCAAGGCCCACCGGGAATACGCCGAGTGGACGCCGCAGCGCATCGTGGCCTGGGCGGCCCAGACCGGAGCGGCCACGGCCGCCGTCGTGGAGCAGATCCTCTCGCGCAAGGCCTACCCCGAGCACGGATTCCGCTCCTGCATGGAACCCCTGAGGGGACGTAGGTGACTTGTTGACTAATCGTTGTGAGGCAAATAATCAATCATTGGTAAATAATAAATAAAGAAATTTACTTACCGCAGGGTATCAGGTACTCTGCAGTCACTCAGAGCACTCCCGAGGGTAAACGCTGGTTCTTGCAAACTATAGCACTGGGTGATATGCTATGTCATGCATAATACTAAAAACCCGACACTTCCATCGCTGGGCAAGGAAAGCGGGATTGTCGGATAGGGCTTTATTTCATGCTGTTATCGAGATGAGCAATGGACTGATTGATGCCGACCTTGGCGGGGGTGTTGTGAAGAAGCGAATCGCTTTGCCAGGGCAGGGGAAGCGTGGCAGCACGAGGACGTTGTTGGCAACTAATCGTGACGATAGATGGATATTCGTATTCGGTTTTGAGAAACATGATCGGGCGAATGTTGCCGTGAAGGAACTGGAAGCGTTAAAATTGCTCGCCGGGGATCTGCTGGCATTAAATGCAGCACAGATCTCTGAAGCGCTCGATAGCGGGAATCTCCTGGAGGTAAGCGATGAAGCATGTGAAAGCTGAAAAGAGCCGAATTCTTGAAGCGGTGCATGAGACCGCCCTGGATCTGTATGGCCTGGGCTTTATCGATAAACGAGCATTGCGGCGCTATGATGCACTCTGTCTGGAGCCGATTCCTCCATATTCCGCGGATGAGATACGTTCACTGCGGGAACGGTACCGGATCAGCCAGGCGGTGCTGGCTTCAATTCTCAATACCAGTCTCTCTACCGTACAGAAGTGGGAGATCGGCGAAAAACACCCTAGCGGTTCATCGCTAAAACTGCTTAACCTTCTGGATCGTAAGGGGCTTGATACCTTGATGTGATCCATAAGGTCAGGAACCCCGGAGGGGACGTAGGTGACTTGTTGACTTAACTGTCCATCTCAACACGTCCGCAAGTTTGGTGTTCAGCGACAACGGCGGTTTGCAGGGAAGCCGGGTTGGGGGCCAGCGAGTATTATTGTTTTGCCTGAGCTGGAAATGGAGAATTGCTCCTGGTGGCAAAAGGATTGCAACGAAGGCGGCAGGGGATAAACCTTCTTTCTGGTCCAGGGTTGTCTTTCCTTAGGGTCTGTGATACTTTTAATCGTACTATTATCCGTACCATGAAGGGATTTGTAGAGGGCTGGGTTATGAAAGCGATTACGGCAAATGAATTGAAGACCAGGGGTGTTGCATCCATCGATGCAGCCTTAAAAGATCAGGATGAAGCTTTCATCTCGGTACGTGGAAAGGATTGCTACGTAGTGATGGATGTGGAAACCTATAACAGGCTTCGGGTTTGTGAACTGGAGGCCGCCCTTTATCAGGCCAGACAAGAGATTGCCGATGGAAAGGCGGTGGAGGAAAGTGTAGAGGAACACATTGAGCGAATCAAGAAGCTTTGATCATGAGTTTTCGGATTCTTTACACCCCTTCCTATAACAAGCGGGCCTCCCGTTTCCTGAAAAGGCATCCTGACCTTCTTCCTCAATACGAAAAAACCCTCAAGCTTTTGGAGTTGAACCCTTACCACCCGTCCTTGCGATTGCATCGGCTCAAAGGCCCTTTGAGTGAACTTCATTCTGTGTCCATCAATATCGGGTATCGAATAACCCTTGAGTTGGTCATACAGGATCAGTGCATTATTCTCCTCGATGTTGGCAGCCACGATGAAGTATACCGCTAACATGTGTAGACCGTAGTAGGGACGCTCTTAAAAAAGAACCCCGGAGGGGACGTAGGTGACTTGTTGACTTAACTGTCCATCTCAACACGTCCGCAAGTTTGGTGTTCAGCGACAACGGCGGTTTGCAGGGAAGCCGGGTTGGGGGCCAGCGAGTATTATGAGCGGGTGGGGGGGGGCGTGACTGAATAGACCACTCGTTGTCAGGATGCTTTCTCCAGACGGTCCGCAATCCATAATTTGATGATTGCCTGGCGCGGCACACCAAGTCGCTTGGCCTCTCGATCAAGAGACTGAATCATCCAGAGCGGGAAATCGACATTGACCCGTTTTTGCTCATATTCAGGACGGCGTGCGTTATCCAGGTCCAGATCCGAGGTGATATCTTCGCCATCGTCGAATTTTTTGTCGAAATCACAAGCTTTTGTTTTCATAAAGGGCGACCTCTTCCGGGCGGGAACGCCGGATGGAAATGATACGGATGACGTTCCGGCGGTAAGTGATGACTCCTGACCAATA
This portion of the Syntrophotalea acetylenica genome encodes:
- a CDS encoding helix-turn-helix domain-containing protein, with protein sequence MKHVKAEKSRILEAVHETALDLYGLGFIDKRALRRYDALCLEPIPPYSADEIRSLRERYRISQAVLASILNTSLSTVQKWEIGEKHPSGSSLKLLNLLDRKGLDTLM
- a CDS encoding type II toxin-antitoxin system Phd/YefM family antitoxin, with the protein product MAKGLQRRRQGINLLSGPGLSFLRVCDTFNRTIIRTMKGFVEGWVMKAITANELKTRGVASIDAALKDQDEAFISVRGKDCYVVMDVETYNRLRVCELEAALYQARQEIADGKAVEESVEEHIERIKKL
- the istA gene encoding IS21 family transposase produces the protein MRKIREILRLVWGCNQSRRDTAKACGVGKSTVNDTINRAIAAGLSWPVAMDDETLEKRLYPPLRPPSSRKLRQPDWQALHDELTGHKHLTLMLLWQEYKEGEPSGYQYSQFCELYRQWRKKLDRSMRQEHRAGDKFFVDYSGSTLPIVDASTGEIRESQVFVGVMGNSNLTFAEVTWTQGLPDWIGSHVRAFSYLGAVPHCVVPDNLRSGVTKACRYEPDLNPSYAECADHYSTAIIPARVRRPKDKAKVEGGVLIAQRFILAGLRHRTFFSLAAANAAIRQRLELLNNRPFRKLPGSRRSRFEEFDRPAMLPLPETPYQLSLWIKARVHIDYHVEVDHHFYSVPHRLVGEQLDVRSTATTVECLHKGNRVASHVRSFLAGKHTTLPEHMPKAHREYAEWTPQRIVAWAAQTGAATAAVVEQILSRKAYPEHGFRSCMEPLRGRR
- the brnA gene encoding type II toxin-antitoxin system BrnA family antitoxin, giving the protein MKTKACDFDKKFDDGEDITSDLDLDNARRPEYEQKRVNVDFPLWMIQSLDREAKRLGVPRQAIIKLWIADRLEKAS
- a CDS encoding type II toxin-antitoxin system RelE/ParE family toxin; amino-acid sequence: MSCIILKTRHFHRWARKAGLSDRALFHAVIEMSNGLIDADLGGGVVKKRIALPGQGKRGSTRTLLATNRDDRWIFVFGFEKHDRANVAVKELEALKLLAGDLLALNAAQISEALDSGNLLEVSDEACES
- a CDS encoding type II toxin-antitoxin system YafQ family toxin; translated protein: MSFRILYTPSYNKRASRFLKRHPDLLPQYEKTLKLLELNPYHPSLRLHRLKGPLSELHSVSINIGYRITLELVIQDQCIILLDVGSHDEVYR